A window of Halomonas sp. H10-9-1 contains these coding sequences:
- a CDS encoding replication protein yields MSKVANIHDHERFEAAEAPPRPEGAQVEDRFVRISHEILTAAMQSRMTSREMKIFLAAVRATFGWHRSTARLSQQALAEMTGLPAKRCSEALNSLLRKRVLIREGGSRSPVGINTRVEDWNFEAQQARVTPKRQAAPKQGHRPQDGVIQRPQDGDTYKERKDITSPNGEESTAGADDANPVDQDLLGGMPTPEPAKARRTGLPPCPHQAILDLWAEVMPDKWQPVRSLWPNSSRARNLAARWKTGFAILNEQAGEPLYTDAATGLAWWGRFFRFLRRSEFLMRDDSSWFGLDWISKAENFEKILSMKYHGGDA; encoded by the coding sequence ATGAGCAAGGTCGCCAACATCCACGACCACGAGCGGTTCGAGGCGGCTGAGGCGCCGCCTCGGCCCGAGGGGGCGCAGGTGGAAGACCGCTTCGTGCGCATCAGTCACGAGATCTTAACGGCTGCCATGCAGTCGCGCATGACCAGCCGCGAAATGAAGATCTTCCTTGCAGCGGTGCGCGCCACTTTCGGTTGGCACCGGTCAACGGCCCGACTCTCGCAGCAAGCCCTGGCCGAGATGACCGGTCTGCCGGCGAAGCGCTGTAGCGAGGCGCTCAACAGTCTGCTGCGCAAGCGTGTGTTGATCCGCGAGGGCGGAAGCCGTTCCCCGGTCGGCATCAATACCCGCGTCGAGGACTGGAATTTCGAGGCTCAACAAGCGCGAGTGACCCCAAAACGGCAGGCTGCGCCAAAGCAGGGTCACCGACCCCAAGATGGGGTCATTCAGCGTCCCCAAGATGGGGACACATATAAAGAAAGGAAAGATATTACTTCTCCTAACGGAGAAGAGTCGACGGCTGGCGCCGACGACGCGAACCCTGTCGACCAGGATCTCCTCGGCGGGATGCCGACACCCGAGCCGGCCAAGGCCAGGCGCACAGGACTACCACCCTGCCCCCACCAGGCGATCCTCGACCTGTGGGCCGAGGTCATGCCTGACAAGTGGCAACCGGTGCGCAGCCTGTGGCCCAACAGCTCGCGGGCCCGCAACCTCGCCGCCCGCTGGAAGACCGGGTTCGCGATCCTCAACGAGCAGGCCGGCGAACCGTTGTACACCGACGCCGCCACCGGGCTCGCATGGTGGGGTCGGTTCTTCCGATTCCTGCGTCGTTCCGAGTTCCTGATGCGCGACGACTCGAGCTGGTTCGGGCTGGACTGGATCTCGAAGGCCGAGAACTTCGAGAAGATCCTCTCGATGAAATACCACGGGGGTGACGCATGA
- a CDS encoding IS1182 family transposase, translating to MSRFIPVDRQTDYLLPPSVDEWLPDDHLARFVVDVVEQLDLSALTRRYAGRGHKAHHPAVLLSLLVYGYATGVVSSRKIERATYDSVAFRYLAANTHPDHDTLATFRRRFLPELEQLFVQVLLLAREMKLLKLGTIALDGTKLKANASKHKALSYGHAKKLEAQFRAEVKALTQRAESADKEDAADGMDIPAEIARREARLAAIAEAKAKIEARAEERDATEQAAYQEKVARRDAQRKAGKKPRGRDPEPPTGGPRDKDQINFTDPQSRIMPVTGQGFDQCYNAQAAVDTESLLVTHVHVTQATNDKQQVMPLLTAWQGYPETLGKPDHLLGDTGYFSAANIQACHDHGIEPLLAMRRDVHHLPVFERFAADPPAPESEDPVEHMAYRLKTQAGRALYALRKHTVEPVFGIIKHVMGFRQFSLRGLDKVSGEWRLATLAWNIKRMHRLAAG from the coding sequence ATGAGTCGCTTCATCCCCGTTGACCGCCAGACCGACTATCTCCTGCCGCCTTCGGTGGATGAGTGGCTGCCCGATGATCACTTGGCGCGGTTCGTGGTGGATGTCGTCGAGCAACTGGATCTCTCGGCATTGACGCGGCGCTACGCCGGCCGTGGGCACAAGGCGCATCACCCGGCGGTGCTGCTGAGCCTGCTGGTCTACGGCTACGCCACCGGGGTGGTCTCCAGCCGCAAGATCGAGCGCGCCACCTATGACTCGGTGGCATTCCGTTACCTGGCCGCCAATACCCATCCCGACCATGACACGCTGGCCACCTTTCGCCGCCGCTTTCTGCCGGAACTGGAGCAGTTGTTCGTGCAGGTGCTGTTGCTGGCACGCGAGATGAAGCTGCTCAAGCTCGGCACCATCGCCCTGGACGGCACCAAGCTCAAGGCCAACGCCAGCAAGCACAAGGCGCTATCGTATGGCCACGCCAAGAAGCTGGAGGCGCAGTTCAGGGCTGAGGTGAAAGCGCTGACGCAGCGGGCCGAGTCGGCGGACAAGGAGGACGCGGCCGATGGCATGGATATCCCCGCCGAGATTGCCCGCCGTGAAGCACGCCTGGCGGCCATCGCCGAGGCGAAGGCCAAGATCGAGGCGCGTGCCGAGGAGCGAGACGCCACCGAGCAAGCCGCCTACCAGGAAAAGGTGGCGCGGCGAGACGCGCAGCGCAAGGCCGGCAAGAAACCTCGTGGGCGTGATCCCGAACCGCCGACTGGCGGCCCGCGTGACAAGGACCAGATCAACTTCACCGACCCGCAGTCTCGCATCATGCCGGTCACCGGCCAGGGGTTTGATCAGTGCTACAACGCCCAGGCCGCCGTCGATACCGAGAGTCTGCTGGTGACCCATGTCCACGTCACTCAGGCGACCAACGACAAGCAGCAAGTCATGCCGTTACTGACGGCCTGGCAAGGTTACCCGGAGACGCTGGGCAAGCCTGACCACCTGCTGGGTGATACCGGCTACTTCAGTGCCGCCAATATCCAGGCCTGCCATGACCATGGTATCGAACCGCTATTGGCGATGAGGCGTGATGTCCATCACCTTCCGGTCTTCGAACGTTTCGCCGCGGACCCGCCCGCACCGGAGAGCGAGGACCCTGTCGAGCACATGGCGTACCGCTTGAAGACGCAGGCGGGCCGAGCGCTCTATGCGCTGCGCAAGCACACGGTGGAGCCGGTCTTCGGGATCATCAAACACGTGATGGGATTCCGGCAGTTCTCGCTACGCGGTCTGGATAAGGTCAGCGGTGAGTGGCGACTGGCCACCCTGGCATGGAATATCAAGCGGATGCATCGCTTGGCAGCAGGCTGA
- a CDS encoding IS1380 family transposase — protein sequence MPNVKFRASRRTLTSHAGLSIIGQCFEIAGVDSIDGRFPTTLGMRTSDVVKSYLGLLCLGMSDYDAIENFRRDKPFQQLLTLQKVPSTATLRQRLEKLAANDLQARTATWSTTLLSLVEAPITAETTHVCLDIDTFVMDNSNSKKEGVSRTYQKVDGYTPIAAYLGNEGWCLGLELRPGKQHTMKESNAFLERVLPRAQGLTEQPILLREDSGFDSQAHLALLEQQRQVFADEGRRLDYVVKWNPRGSATADQDTWLAVAADYWEELRPGKRQALWTQTVSIHDDNKTEYVVQRVMRLVERTADRDGQLLLEPDYELEGWWTSLDEAPEAVIKRYQAHATHEQFHSEIKTDLDLERLPSGKFATNDLILHLAQLAYNILRLMGQLGMTGELSPVRHPAKRRRIRTVLQELVHRAALVIHKARQIILDFGQDIGRMTVLNTLRSRLRYPRGTPC from the coding sequence ATGCCCAACGTCAAGTTCCGTGCCAGTCGCCGCACCCTCACCAGCCACGCCGGGCTGTCCATCATCGGGCAGTGCTTCGAGATCGCTGGCGTCGATAGCATCGACGGGCGCTTCCCCACCACGCTGGGCATGCGCACCAGCGATGTGGTCAAAAGCTACCTGGGCCTGCTGTGTCTGGGCATGAGCGACTATGACGCCATCGAAAACTTCCGCCGCGACAAGCCCTTCCAACAGCTGCTGACCCTGCAAAAGGTGCCGAGCACGGCGACGCTGCGACAGCGGCTGGAGAAACTTGCCGCTAACGACCTGCAGGCGCGCACCGCCACCTGGTCCACGACCCTGCTGTCACTGGTCGAGGCACCGATCACCGCCGAGACGACGCACGTCTGCCTGGACATCGACACCTTCGTCATGGACAACAGCAACTCGAAGAAGGAAGGCGTCTCGCGGACTTACCAGAAGGTCGATGGCTACACCCCGATCGCCGCCTATCTGGGCAACGAAGGGTGGTGCCTGGGTCTGGAACTGCGTCCTGGCAAGCAGCACACCATGAAGGAGAGCAACGCCTTCCTGGAGCGGGTACTGCCTCGCGCCCAAGGCCTGACCGAGCAACCGATCCTGTTACGCGAGGACAGCGGCTTCGACAGCCAGGCGCACCTGGCGCTTCTCGAACAGCAGCGCCAGGTCTTTGCCGACGAGGGGCGCCGGCTCGACTATGTCGTCAAATGGAACCCGCGCGGCTCGGCCACGGCCGATCAGGATACCTGGTTGGCTGTGGCGGCGGACTACTGGGAAGAGCTGCGTCCTGGCAAGCGCCAGGCGCTGTGGACGCAGACCGTCTCGATCCACGACGACAACAAGACCGAATACGTCGTCCAACGCGTGATGCGCCTGGTCGAGCGCACCGCCGATCGCGATGGCCAGTTGCTGCTCGAACCGGACTATGAGTTGGAAGGCTGGTGGACCAGCCTGGACGAGGCGCCGGAGGCGGTGATCAAGCGCTATCAGGCGCATGCCACTCACGAGCAATTCCACAGCGAGATCAAGACGGATCTCGACCTGGAGCGGCTGCCGTCGGGCAAGTTCGCCACCAACGATCTGATCCTGCATCTCGCCCAGCTGGCCTACAACATCCTGCGGCTGATGGGGCAGCTGGGCATGACCGGCGAGCTGAGCCCGGTGCGCCATCCCGCCAAGCGGCGGCGGATCCGCACCGTGCTACAAGAGCTGGTGCATCGTGCGGCGCTCGTGATTCACAAGGCGCGGCAGATCATCCTCGACTTCGGGCAGGACATCGGACGCATGACGGTGTTGAACACCTTGCGAAGCCGCCTGCGCTATCCCCGAGGCACGCCATGCTGA
- a CDS encoding type II toxin-antitoxin system RelE/ParE family toxin: MLPIVWLNGALADLTDIVSFIAEENPAAARRLKARLASAPLPLSEHPYLYPAGRVPGTRELVAHPNYLIVYRVAATRVEIINVVHTRREYPPHE; the protein is encoded by the coding sequence ATGCTGCCGATCGTCTGGCTCAACGGTGCTCTCGCAGACCTCACTGACATCGTCAGCTTCATCGCCGAGGAGAACCCTGCCGCGGCAAGGCGGCTGAAGGCCCGCCTGGCCTCGGCACCTCTTCCTCTCTCCGAACACCCCTATCTCTATCCGGCCGGGCGCGTGCCTGGCACCCGCGAGCTCGTCGCGCATCCGAACTACTTGATCGTTTACCGGGTCGCGGCGACCAGGGTGGAGATCATCAACGTGGTCCACACCCGAAGGGAATACCCGCCCCACGAGTAG
- the rplK gene encoding 50S ribosomal protein L11: protein MAKKVQAYIKLQVAAGKANPSPPVGPALGQHGVNIMEFCKAFNAATQEIEAGLPTPVVITVYSDRSFTFVTKTPPAAVLLKKAAGIKSGSGEPNKNKVGSVTREQLEEIAKTKEPDLTAADLDAAVRTIAGSARSMGLNVEGL, encoded by the coding sequence ATGGCCAAGAAAGTACAGGCTTACATCAAGCTGCAGGTTGCAGCCGGTAAGGCCAACCCGAGTCCCCCCGTGGGCCCCGCGCTGGGTCAGCACGGCGTGAACATCATGGAGTTCTGCAAGGCGTTCAACGCCGCGACCCAGGAGATCGAGGCGGGTCTGCCCACTCCCGTGGTGATCACCGTCTATTCCGATCGCAGCTTCACCTTCGTCACCAAGACCCCGCCCGCGGCGGTCCTGCTGAAGAAGGCGGCTGGCATCAAGTCCGGCTCCGGTGAGCCGAACAAGAACAAGGTCGGTAGCGTGACTCGTGAGCAACTCGAAGAGATCGCCAAGACCAAGGAGCCGGATCTGACGGCTGCCGATCTCGATGCCGCGGTGCGTACCATTGCCGGTAGTGCCCGCAGCATGGGCCTGAACGTGGAGGGTCTCTGA
- a CDS encoding BRCT domain-containing protein, which produces MSTASLNPHGQPVARRLALARNADRDANELIGLTRGVLADGSLNQSEAEYILRWLEERPESLHVWPFNVLFVRLRDALEDGHLDAQEEADLIALLLDHTGGGSLADSENTSASRQPSTLPLCNPAPVVEFGDCHFVLTGKFITGTRAECEAEILERGGLTQNNPTRKTRFVVIGNLGSTDWAQTSYGRKIQKAVELRAEGRDIAIVSEKHWASHLSD; this is translated from the coding sequence ATGTCCACTGCATCACTCAACCCTCATGGTCAGCCTGTCGCCCGGCGCCTGGCGCTCGCCCGCAACGCCGACCGCGACGCCAACGAGCTGATCGGGCTGACCCGCGGCGTCCTCGCCGATGGCAGCCTCAACCAATCCGAAGCCGAGTATATTCTCCGCTGGCTGGAGGAACGGCCAGAGTCGCTTCATGTCTGGCCATTCAATGTACTTTTCGTGCGGCTACGTGATGCCCTGGAGGACGGCCACCTGGACGCCCAGGAGGAAGCCGACCTGATCGCCCTGCTACTCGACCACACAGGCGGCGGTAGCCTGGCGGACAGTGAAAACACTAGCGCCAGCCGCCAGCCCTCTACCCTGCCGCTCTGCAATCCAGCGCCAGTAGTTGAGTTCGGCGACTGCCACTTCGTGCTCACTGGCAAGTTCATCACCGGTACCCGCGCCGAGTGCGAGGCCGAGATCCTCGAGCGGGGCGGCCTCACGCAGAACAACCCCACTCGCAAGACACGCTTTGTTGTAATCGGCAACCTGGGCAGCACCGATTGGGCCCAGACCAGCTATGGGCGCAAGATCCAGAAAGCCGTGGAGCTGCGCGCCGAAGGGCGAGACATCGCCATTGTCAGCGAGAAGCATTGGGCCAGTCACCTCAGCGACTGA
- a CDS encoding stability determinant codes for MTTPLDPIVSEFETKEQADAYDQWLRAKVEASLAEPGPGVPHDEAMSMMDAIIDEAERRQRGRA; via the coding sequence ATGACCACGCCACTGGATCCGATCGTCTCTGAGTTCGAGACCAAAGAGCAGGCCGACGCCTATGATCAATGGCTGCGTGCCAAAGTCGAGGCCAGCCTAGCCGAGCCCGGCCCGGGCGTGCCGCACGATGAGGCGATGTCGATGATGGACGCCATCATCGATGAAGCGGAGCGTCGTCAGCGCGGTCGCGCCTGA
- the nusG gene encoding transcription termination/antitermination protein NusG: MSKRWYVVHAYSGFEKHVMRSLKERVKMYGMEDRFGEILVPTEEVVEMRDGKRRKSERKFYPGYVLVEMEMDDETWHLVNETPRVMGFIGGTKEKPAPITQKEADAILRRVQDGTDKPKPKTLFEPGQSVRVIDGPFADFNGVVEEVNYDKSRVQVSVLIFGRSTPVELEFAQVEKE, encoded by the coding sequence ATGTCCAAGCGTTGGTATGTCGTTCACGCCTACTCCGGCTTCGAGAAGCATGTCATGCGCTCCCTCAAGGAGCGCGTGAAGATGTATGGCATGGAGGATCGCTTCGGCGAGATCCTGGTGCCGACCGAGGAAGTCGTCGAGATGCGTGACGGCAAGCGCCGCAAGAGCGAGCGCAAGTTCTATCCCGGCTACGTGCTGGTCGAGATGGAGATGGATGACGAGACCTGGCACCTGGTCAACGAGACCCCGCGCGTGATGGGGTTCATCGGTGGCACCAAGGAGAAGCCGGCGCCCATCACCCAGAAAGAGGCCGACGCCATCCTGCGGCGTGTCCAGGATGGGACCGACAAGCCGAAGCCCAAGACCCTGTTCGAGCCCGGGCAGTCGGTGCGGGTCATCGACGGCCCCTTCGCCGACTTCAACGGCGTCGTCGAGGAGGTCAACTACGACAAGAGTCGCGTCCAGGTCAGTGTGCTGATCTTCGGTCGCTCGACACCTGTCGAACTCGAATTCGCGCAGGTCGAGAAAGAGTAA
- the dnaB gene encoding replicative DNA helicase: MSLHSLETEQSVIGACLLDNNLIDRAAEVLTHQDFHTLEHAVIWSAMVRLRSDGQAVDVVSLSECLEHERSSDDVGGLAYLAEVAQSTPSAANGETYAEIVADLAGRRRMLEELANLEALARDRQQALPAVVDSAQDRLLRLLRHDGEQGAAIGADLGDMLDEIDRRWNGDEDPMGVSFGLADLDERTLGMHPGQLILVGGRPGAGKTAFALNVLRASCVRDRRPAVVFSMEMDRRALRNRITAAVCDVPLRAIRDPKQHMTPEYFDRLAGIHLLKDAPLIIDDRAGMTPAQIRRAAKRWRDHYGGLGVVMVDYLQLARPDRKHGSREQEVSELSRAMKLLAKELHCPVLALSQLNRGLEGRQDKRPHMADLRESGSLEQDADLILFLYRHEAYEPDDELTQGVAEIILGKQREGETGTVYVTARLANARFEDLDRIRIAQLMDAAKTKNTPMRKPKSALEMI; encoded by the coding sequence ATGAGCCTGCACAGCCTCGAGACCGAGCAGAGCGTGATCGGCGCCTGCTTGCTGGATAACAACCTCATCGATCGCGCTGCCGAGGTGCTGACCCACCAGGACTTCCACACCCTGGAGCACGCGGTGATCTGGTCCGCCATGGTGCGGCTGCGCAGCGACGGCCAGGCCGTGGACGTGGTGAGTCTCTCCGAGTGCCTGGAGCACGAGCGCAGCAGCGACGACGTGGGCGGACTGGCCTACCTGGCCGAAGTCGCGCAGAGCACCCCAAGCGCTGCCAACGGCGAGACCTACGCCGAGATCGTTGCCGACCTGGCTGGCCGCCGCCGGATGCTCGAGGAGCTGGCCAACCTTGAGGCGCTGGCGCGGGACCGGCAGCAAGCTTTGCCGGCAGTGGTGGATTCCGCTCAGGACCGGCTGCTGCGTCTGCTGCGCCACGATGGCGAGCAGGGTGCCGCCATCGGCGCCGACCTCGGCGACATGCTCGATGAGATCGACCGCCGCTGGAACGGCGACGAAGACCCGATGGGCGTTTCCTTCGGCCTGGCCGACCTGGACGAGCGCACACTCGGCATGCACCCGGGACAGCTGATCCTGGTCGGGGGCCGGCCTGGAGCCGGCAAGACCGCCTTCGCGCTGAACGTGCTGCGCGCCAGCTGCGTCCGCGACCGCCGCCCCGCCGTGGTGTTCTCGATGGAGATGGATCGCCGCGCGCTGCGTAACCGCATAACCGCCGCGGTCTGCGATGTACCGCTTCGTGCAATCCGCGACCCCAAGCAGCACATGACCCCGGAATACTTCGATCGCCTGGCGGGGATCCATCTGCTCAAGGACGCCCCACTGATTATCGACGACCGGGCCGGTATGACGCCTGCACAGATCCGCCGGGCGGCCAAGCGGTGGCGCGACCACTACGGTGGCCTGGGGGTGGTGATGGTCGATTACCTTCAGCTGGCGCGCCCCGACCGTAAGCATGGCAGCCGTGAGCAAGAGGTCTCTGAGCTGTCGCGCGCGATGAAGCTGCTGGCCAAAGAGCTCCATTGCCCGGTGTTGGCGCTCTCCCAGCTCAACCGCGGGCTCGAGGGGCGGCAGGACAAGCGCCCGCACATGGCCGACCTGCGCGAGAGCGGCAGTCTGGAGCAAGACGCCGACCTGATCCTGTTCCTGTATCGCCACGAGGCCTATGAGCCCGACGACGAGCTGACCCAGGGGGTGGCCGAGATCATCCTCGGCAAGCAGCGGGAGGGCGAGACCGGCACGGTCTACGTCACCGCCCGCCTCGCCAACGCCCGCTTCGAAGACCTCGACCGCATCCGCATCGCCCAGCTCATGGATGCCGCCAAGACCAAGAACACGCCGATGCGCAAACCTAAGTCCGCCCTGGAGATGATCTGA
- the secE gene encoding preprotein translocase subunit SecE, whose protein sequence is MKHNAEVQESRHDGLRWAVVVTLLVLAVVGNTYFADQALLYRVLGVVALSALAAVVAFTTTKGRELAELARAAKKEIQRVVWPTRPETIQTTVIVLVAVLVVGLMLWLIDTLLGWAMSGVIG, encoded by the coding sequence ATGAAACATAACGCCGAGGTGCAGGAGTCGCGCCACGACGGGCTCAGGTGGGCGGTTGTCGTCACTCTGCTGGTCCTGGCCGTGGTAGGCAATACCTACTTCGCCGATCAGGCCCTGCTCTACCGCGTGCTGGGTGTCGTGGCGCTGAGTGCGTTGGCTGCCGTGGTGGCGTTCACCACCACCAAGGGTCGCGAGCTCGCCGAGCTGGCTCGCGCCGCCAAGAAAGAGATTCAGCGCGTGGTATGGCCGACCCGGCCCGAGACCATCCAGACCACGGTCATCGTGCTGGTCGCCGTGCTGGTGGTTGGTCTGATGCTGTGGCTGATCGACACCCTTCTTGGCTGGGCGATGTCCGGCGTTATCGGTTAG
- a CDS encoding IS5 family transposase (programmed frameshift): MPRLMLRDDQWERIEHMLPGKASDRGVTAKDNRLFVEAVLWIARTGAPWRDLPDAFGRWHTVYMRYNRWSKKGVWQQVIDTLADDPDMEQLMIDGSIVKVHQHGGGKKTAQSTEAMGKSRGGLSTKIHAAVDALGNPVRLILTPGQASEYGAAPALLAGFSPAAVLGDKGYDSTALRDIIRAVGAEPVIPPRKNRLECPEIDWHCYKDRNLVERFFQKIKQFRRLATRYERLARNYQSLLNLVSAVIWLA; this comes from the exons ATGCCTCGGCTAATGCTACGTGATGACCAATGGGAGCGCATCGAGCACATGCTCCCCGGCAAAGCTTCAGATCGCGGGGTGACGGCCAAGGACAATCGCTTGTTCGTGGAAGCCGTCCTGTGGATCGCCCGGACAGGCGCTCCCTGGCGTGATCTGCCCGACGCCTTCGGTCGCTGGCACACTGTCTACATGCGCTATAACCGGTGGTCTAAGAAGGGGGTCTGGCAGCAGGTTATCGACACATTAGCCGATGATCCCGACATGGAGCAGCTGATGATAGATGGCAGTATCGTCAAAGTTCATCAGCATGGGG GCGGCAAAAAAACGGCTCAGAGCACCGAAGCCATGGGGAAATCGCGTGGGGGATTGAGCACCAAGATCCACGCGGCGGTCGATGCCCTCGGCAACCCGGTACGGCTAATCCTCACACCGGGCCAAGCGTCTGAGTACGGAGCCGCCCCAGCGTTACTGGCGGGCTTTTCTCCAGCGGCGGTGCTTGGCGACAAGGGGTATGATTCCACCGCTTTGAGGGACATCATTCGAGCGGTGGGCGCCGAGCCGGTGATTCCGCCGAGAAAGAATCGCTTGGAATGCCCCGAGATAGATTGGCACTGTTACAAGGATCGCAATCTGGTAGAAAGGTTCTTCCAGAAAATCAAGCAGTTCAGGCGGCTGGCAACACGCTATGAGCGACTGGCGAGAAACTACCAGTCGCTACTCAACCTTGTATCCGCCGTCATATGGCTGGCCTAA
- a CDS encoding site-specific integrase yields MVNRQPPNDAAHATNKVKITARVAADFHAQASPGDRVWDALLGGFHLIRRKASTSWRLIYRTVAGKQRTITLGRYPGLTADQARKMALETLGTTYQGEDPLAARQAERDHARALREQTLDAYLDGPYELYQSRRKRGKATLQAIRREFADYLHRPLSGLTRTDVERWQAAMEKRGLAYSTCHRAYSALHTLLNHAAERGTIDANPLKGIRLERPALTEKELAEAATARRYLEDAEVLALFAGIEAYQVQRREERRRSRYHGKPWLPDLDHVTYVDYSPPLILLLYYTGLRPGDLHGLRWEHVNLTFATIRKVVEKIAHKRPEPQTFPLAPEAVEVLKAWHKQHGKPATGYVFPNPKTGERYDYSAIGRHWVRIKAHTADLVKQGLLERALPADLELYTLRHNFASQLIMKGADLLAVSRLMGHADIQTTIEHYGHLAPDHKRDIVMRFAADTKALLAREATAGPGQREDSTAVASPRAGG; encoded by the coding sequence ATGGTCAACCGCCAGCCCCCAAACGACGCGGCTCATGCCACCAACAAGGTCAAAATAACCGCTCGCGTGGCTGCCGATTTCCATGCCCAGGCCTCGCCGGGCGACCGAGTGTGGGATGCCCTGCTCGGCGGCTTCCACCTGATCCGTAGGAAAGCCTCGACCAGCTGGCGGTTGATCTATCGCACAGTCGCCGGCAAGCAACGCACCATCACCCTCGGCCGGTACCCAGGCCTGACGGCCGATCAGGCGCGCAAGATGGCGCTCGAGACGCTTGGCACCACCTATCAGGGGGAGGATCCTCTCGCCGCCCGGCAGGCTGAGCGCGATCACGCCCGGGCATTGAGGGAGCAAACGCTCGATGCCTACCTCGACGGGCCGTACGAGCTCTATCAGAGCCGGCGCAAGCGCGGCAAGGCGACCCTGCAGGCAATCCGCCGCGAGTTCGCCGACTACCTCCACCGGCCACTGAGCGGTCTGACTCGCACCGATGTCGAGCGCTGGCAGGCGGCCATGGAGAAGCGCGGCCTGGCCTACTCTACATGCCACCGTGCCTACAGCGCCCTCCACACGCTGTTGAACCACGCAGCGGAGCGCGGGACCATCGACGCCAATCCGTTGAAGGGCATTCGCCTGGAGCGGCCGGCGCTCACCGAGAAGGAGCTGGCCGAGGCGGCCACCGCGCGCCGCTATCTCGAGGATGCGGAGGTGCTGGCGCTGTTCGCCGGCATCGAGGCGTACCAAGTCCAACGCAGAGAAGAGCGGCGCCGCAGCCGCTACCACGGCAAGCCGTGGCTGCCCGACCTTGATCACGTCACCTACGTCGATTACTCCCCGCCACTGATCCTCCTCCTCTACTACACCGGCCTGCGCCCAGGGGATCTCCACGGCCTGCGCTGGGAACACGTCAACCTGACCTTCGCCACCATCCGCAAGGTGGTCGAGAAGATCGCGCATAAGCGCCCTGAGCCGCAGACCTTCCCGCTGGCGCCGGAAGCGGTCGAGGTGCTGAAGGCCTGGCACAAGCAGCACGGCAAGCCAGCCACCGGCTACGTTTTCCCCAACCCCAAGACCGGTGAGCGCTACGACTACAGCGCGATCGGCCGGCACTGGGTGCGCATCAAGGCCCACACTGCAGACCTGGTCAAGCAAGGGCTTCTGGAGCGAGCGCTGCCTGCCGACCTCGAGCTCTACACCCTGCGGCACAACTTCGCCTCGCAGCTGATCATGAAGGGTGCGGACCTGTTGGCGGTAAGCCGGCTGATGGGGCACGCCGACATTCAGACCACCATCGAGCACTATGGTCACCTGGCACCAGACCACAAGCGCGACATCGTGATGCGATTCGCGGCCGACACTAAGGCGCTGCTGGCCAGGGAGGCGACAGCGGGCCCTGGTCAAAGAGAGGATTCGACAGCAGTCGCGTCGCCGCGCGCGGGGGGATGA